GCAAATCTAGAGTTTGCTCTCAAAAGTGAAAATCCCGATGTGGTTTATCGGGCTGGGATTATTCAATTTTTTGAAATGTCTTTTGAATTATCGTGGAAAACGATGAAAGATTTTTTAGAATACAATGGATATCAAAATGTGGATTCTCCGCGTTCTGTAATTAAGACTGCGTTTCAAATTCAAATGATTCAAGATGGAAAATCTTGGTTAGAATGTTTGGAAAGTAGAAATTTAATGTCGCATATTTACGATGAAAAAACTGCAGAAATTTCTGAACAAAAAATTCGACAGAATTACATTTTTCTTTTGAAAAATTTAGAGGCATATCTTGAAAAACAGCTGTGAAATTACTGACCTGAAAAATCAAACAGGACTTTCGAATTCCGAAATGTCAGAAGTCAAAAAAATTTGCTTGGCGAATTCAAACATTGAAAAAATTGTTTTGTTTGGAAGTCGAGCAAAGAAAACTTGGAAG
This genomic window from Hallerella porci contains:
- a CDS encoding HI0074 family nucleotidyltransferase substrate-binding subunit; this encodes MKKAVANLEFALKSENPDVVYRAGIIQFFEMSFELSWKTMKDFLEYNGYQNVDSPRSVIKTAFQIQMIQDGKSWLECLESRNLMSHIYDEKTAEISEQKIRQNYIFLLKNLEAYLEKQL